Proteins co-encoded in one Phragmitibacter flavus genomic window:
- a CDS encoding C39 family peptidase translates to MISRLIRASVARTGVFVVLILMSMGGVMVASAQERMHELKLDLDAVLKLPDLWDLTPETLAERCPAEGFESNPFFKWAAEETSGNRFAFFSRQPFANVKVEASLFGGTVLVNTMVVQFTNNKVTEVLVVLHGTEVDGLLGLDEFDAKKSACATGLVGLVGAQAMGQKRYFGSKLVRSLESQSYSGKEATACLDAGVEAKLVRFVLAPAGTDPAVLLAQPVVELERGATEYFCDLDGLMKFPQSWEMTPAKFEAAFGVDRSGDTPIFQWLNAEKTAARFSRQPFSNVAVDLTMFGGRDRVEEAVFDFADGKLSQVYVSLYNRGDSGPISKDEFDARFKKSGQALIGLLGARPVEHRSTAPTAVKTTSWLWNTPHTLALLEYNAEATVKKAAAEFLRLRVAPVARRDQLLNIAAIGQSTTTLKRGDLLQFVKKESNGDVLVTGIPMVDQGAKGYCVVASCERLFGYLNIPCDQHELASIAGSEADRGTTGAAFVEALKKINTRFKVRFKALLEKAPLERSDAREARPDRFAKMIQEQIDRGVPLLWALQLGLFPEEPNTALQAGGGHMRLIIGYNIPREEVLFSDSWGAGHELKRMKLTDAVNATFGVYLVEPKGR, encoded by the coding sequence ATGATTTCGCGCTTAATCCGAGCTTCCGTCGCCAGGACGGGGGTGTTTGTGGTGTTGATTTTGATGTCGATGGGAGGCGTGATGGTGGCGTCGGCCCAGGAGCGAATGCATGAGCTGAAGCTGGATTTGGATGCGGTGCTGAAGTTGCCGGATTTGTGGGATCTGACACCTGAGACGCTTGCCGAAAGGTGTCCTGCCGAGGGATTTGAGTCGAATCCGTTTTTTAAGTGGGCGGCAGAGGAGACGAGTGGGAACCGGTTCGCGTTTTTTTCGCGTCAGCCGTTTGCCAATGTGAAGGTCGAAGCGTCTTTGTTTGGCGGGACGGTGTTGGTGAACACGATGGTGGTGCAGTTTACCAACAACAAGGTTACCGAGGTGTTGGTGGTGTTGCATGGCACGGAGGTGGATGGGCTGTTGGGACTGGATGAGTTTGATGCGAAGAAGTCGGCCTGTGCGACGGGCCTGGTGGGTTTGGTGGGAGCGCAAGCGATGGGGCAGAAGCGGTATTTTGGAAGCAAGTTGGTGCGGTCATTGGAGTCGCAGTCCTACTCGGGCAAGGAGGCGACAGCGTGTTTGGATGCGGGGGTTGAAGCGAAGCTTGTGAGGTTTGTGTTGGCTCCGGCGGGGACTGACCCTGCGGTGTTGCTGGCGCAGCCGGTGGTGGAACTGGAGCGGGGAGCGACGGAGTATTTTTGTGATCTGGATGGGTTGATGAAATTTCCGCAATCGTGGGAGATGACGCCGGCAAAGTTCGAGGCGGCGTTTGGGGTGGACCGGTCGGGGGATACACCGATTTTTCAATGGTTGAATGCGGAGAAAACGGCGGCGCGTTTTTCGAGGCAGCCATTTTCTAATGTGGCGGTGGATCTGACGATGTTTGGTGGTCGCGATCGGGTGGAGGAGGCGGTGTTTGATTTTGCGGATGGCAAACTTTCTCAGGTATATGTGTCATTATACAACCGGGGGGATAGCGGCCCCATTTCGAAGGATGAGTTTGATGCGAGGTTCAAAAAATCGGGTCAGGCACTGATTGGGTTGCTCGGTGCGAGGCCGGTGGAGCATCGGTCGACGGCTCCGACGGCGGTGAAGACGACGAGTTGGTTGTGGAACACGCCTCATACGCTGGCCTTGCTGGAGTATAATGCGGAGGCCACCGTGAAGAAGGCGGCGGCGGAGTTTTTAAGGTTGAGAGTTGCGCCGGTGGCGAGGAGGGATCAGTTGCTGAACATTGCGGCGATTGGTCAGTCGACGACGACGTTGAAGCGTGGGGATCTTTTGCAGTTTGTGAAGAAGGAGTCGAATGGCGATGTGCTGGTGACGGGGATCCCGATGGTGGATCAGGGGGCGAAAGGGTATTGTGTGGTGGCTTCGTGCGAGCGGTTGTTTGGGTATTTGAACATTCCTTGTGATCAACATGAGCTGGCATCGATTGCGGGCAGTGAGGCGGACCGGGGAACGACGGGAGCGGCGTTTGTGGAGGCGTTGAAGAAGATCAACACGCGGTTCAAGGTGCGGTTCAAAGCGCTCTTGGAGAAGGCTCCGCTGGAACGCAGTGATGCGAGGGAGGCGAGACCGGACCGGTTTGCGAAGATGATTCAGGAACAGATTGACCGTGGGGTGCCGTTGTTGTGGGCCTTGCAGCTGGGGTTGTTTCCGGAAGAGCCGAACACGGCCTTGCAGGCGGGTGGCGGTCACATGCGGTTGATTATTGGGTATAATATTCCGCGTGAGGAGGTGTTGTTCAGTGACTCATGGGGAGCCGGGCATGAGCTGAAGCGGATGAAGCTGACCGACGCGGTGAATGCGACGTTTGGGGTTTATCTGGTGGAGCCGAAGGGACGGTGA